A window of the Tunturibacter empetritectus genome harbors these coding sequences:
- a CDS encoding class I SAM-dependent methyltransferase: protein MIRDHSDNLFEQCAWFYAICREYLFRDHTAEITEALFPEDGPLSGTYVLEVGCGPGFYSRRLAQRYPTIRTMGIDMSARLLEWAKVRASNLRLQNCSFREGDAQALPELNAPVDAVICSRLLLIVPDREAVLAEVFRILRPGGRCFFAEPTSAFKTRIPLLGMHLAANIISRSGRWSGKPHKAEVLCHKAFCDLIHTQPWKSVSIQSTTGYQYAVCQKPYAEEDLTLEGVCERVEEHTLKNWSVA from the coding sequence GTGATTCGAGACCATAGTGACAATCTGTTTGAGCAGTGCGCGTGGTTCTATGCGATCTGTCGCGAGTACCTGTTTCGCGATCATACCGCGGAGATTACTGAGGCTCTCTTTCCCGAAGATGGCCCATTGAGTGGAACCTATGTCCTTGAGGTCGGCTGTGGTCCGGGGTTTTATTCGCGGCGGTTGGCGCAACGCTATCCCACCATTCGCACGATGGGCATCGATATGTCGGCACGTCTGCTGGAGTGGGCGAAGGTGCGTGCCTCCAATCTGCGTCTACAGAACTGCAGCTTCCGCGAAGGCGACGCTCAGGCGCTACCGGAACTAAACGCTCCGGTAGATGCAGTGATCTGCTCGCGACTCCTGCTGATCGTCCCAGACAGAGAGGCGGTGCTGGCTGAAGTCTTTCGCATTTTGAGACCCGGTGGCCGATGTTTTTTCGCGGAACCAACATCCGCATTTAAGACGCGCATTCCCCTGCTGGGGATGCATCTTGCGGCAAACATCATCAGTCGCTCCGGACGATGGAGCGGCAAGCCGCATAAAGCGGAAGTGCTCTGCCACAAAGCCTTCTGCGACCTGATCCACACACAACCTTGGAAGTCGGTAAGCATCCAGAGCACCACTGGATATCAGTATGCCGTCTGTCAAAAGCCGTATGCAGAGGAAGATCTAACCTTAGAGGGAGTGTGTGAGAGGGTGGAGGAGCACACGTTGAAGAACTGGAGTGTTGCCTGA
- a CDS encoding glycosyltransferase family 2 protein, producing the protein MSKSQISVIIPTLNECESIGHVVASMPWDRIAECIVVDNGSTDGTGEVAAAAGARVVQASRGYGSACKAGSEAALASSVILVYLDGDGSDTIEDLPRLIEPIERDEADFVIGSRIRGHVEPGSMLGSQIFAAHLVGFLVRMLQGVHYTDMGAFRAIRRTSFERLQMSEMTYGWNLEMQIKAAQHKLRILELPVNYRRRIGGVSKVSGDLRTSFKAGVRILVVAFRVGMSRKS; encoded by the coding sequence ATGAGTAAGTCGCAGATATCCGTCATCATCCCCACCCTGAACGAGTGCGAGTCCATCGGCCACGTCGTCGCCTCGATGCCATGGGATCGTATCGCGGAGTGCATCGTTGTGGATAACGGCTCGACTGACGGCACCGGAGAGGTTGCCGCTGCCGCAGGCGCGCGTGTAGTTCAGGCTTCTCGCGGATATGGCTCAGCGTGCAAGGCTGGATCGGAGGCGGCGTTGGCGAGCAGCGTCATCCTTGTCTACCTCGACGGCGATGGCAGCGACACCATTGAAGACCTGCCGCGACTAATCGAACCCATCGAGCGCGATGAGGCCGATTTCGTGATCGGCTCCCGCATTCGCGGACACGTCGAGCCAGGCTCGATGCTCGGCAGTCAGATCTTTGCAGCGCACCTCGTCGGCTTTCTTGTGCGCATGCTGCAGGGCGTCCATTACACCGACATGGGAGCCTTCCGCGCGATTCGTCGCACCAGCTTCGAGCGGCTGCAGATGTCGGAGATGACCTACGGATGGAACCTGGAGATGCAGATCAAGGCGGCGCAGCACAAGCTGCGCATTCTCGAGCTGCCTGTGAACTATCGGCGCAGAATCGGCGGCGTCAGTAAGGTCTCCGGCGATCTGCGCACCTCCTTCAAGGCAGGCGTCCGCATCCTCGTCGTCGCCTTCCGGGTTGGCATGTCGCGCAAATCTTAG
- a CDS encoding molybdopterin-dependent oxidoreductase, with protein MSCASPGTNWSRNSNASKVGARSSIGRGVQMVDFLDAYPPALIDGQEPRYVYMETSGGDYYTGYDMQVCRHPQTLLVTELMGAPLTQFHGAPLRLHMPTKYGYKQIKRIGLISYTNMNRMTTGPN; from the coding sequence ATGTCCTGCGCCTCCCCAGGCACGAACTGGTCACGCAATTCAAATGCATCGAAGGTTGGAGCCAGATCGTCTATTGGGCGGGGCGTACAGATGGTGGACTTTCTGGACGCGTACCCTCCCGCGCTCATCGATGGTCAGGAGCCGAGGTACGTCTACATGGAGACGTCCGGCGGCGACTACTACACCGGATACGATATGCAAGTATGTCGTCATCCCCAGACATTACTTGTCACGGAGCTGATGGGCGCTCCACTCACCCAATTTCATGGAGCGCCCCTGAGGCTCCACATGCCGACGAAGTACGGCTACAAGCAGATCAAACGCATAGGTCTGATCAGCTATACGAATATGAACCGGATGACTACTGGACCAAACTAG
- a CDS encoding TIGR04282 family arsenosugar biosynthesis glycosyltransferase: MKDATLASVCALAVMAKAPRPGKVKTRLAPPLTLEQSAAINTCFLKDTTANIAALQPKGHSAGVISYTPIGDEALFDGLLPPEFSLIPQRGDSFGERLLASAEDLLACGFGAVCLIDSDSPTVPAAAFSQAVEALLQSGDRIVLGPSNDGGYYLIGLKQPHPRPFTNITWSTSVVYEETVAAVCAAGIELVELPMWYDVDDGATLEILRAELLDGTRPSFATLKGYAAEHSRKFLLDLETQP; encoded by the coding sequence ATGAAAGATGCCACTTTGGCTTCGGTCTGCGCGTTGGCCGTAATGGCGAAGGCTCCGAGGCCGGGCAAGGTAAAGACTCGGCTGGCACCGCCTCTGACATTGGAGCAGTCGGCTGCCATCAATACCTGTTTTTTGAAGGACACAACGGCGAACATCGCAGCATTACAGCCTAAGGGACACAGTGCCGGAGTTATCTCGTATACGCCCATCGGGGATGAGGCTCTCTTCGATGGTTTGCTGCCGCCGGAGTTCTCGCTGATTCCACAGCGTGGCGACAGCTTTGGCGAGCGGCTGTTGGCATCGGCGGAGGACCTGCTTGCCTGCGGATTCGGAGCGGTGTGCCTGATCGACTCGGACTCGCCGACAGTGCCGGCGGCAGCATTCTCGCAGGCGGTCGAGGCGTTGTTACAGTCGGGCGATCGTATCGTGCTGGGCCCATCGAACGACGGAGGCTACTATCTGATCGGCCTGAAGCAGCCGCATCCACGGCCCTTCACGAACATTACGTGGAGTACCTCAGTCGTGTACGAAGAAACCGTTGCGGCGGTCTGCGCTGCAGGCATCGAGCTTGTCGAATTACCCATGTGGTACGACGTCGACGATGGCGCAACGCTTGAGATCCTTCGCGCGGAACTGCTTGATGGAACAAGACCGTCGTTCGCAACGTTGAAGGGATACGCGGCAGAGCACAGCAGAAAGTTTTTGCTGGACCTGGAGACGCAGCCATGA